Genomic segment of Elusimicrobiota bacterium:
AAGGAGATTTCAATGCGATTACGACAACGGTCTGGAATTACTGGCCCTAATGGGGCGTCACTAGAATATCCTCTTAGCACGGCGCGTTTCATCGCTCCGCTTAAGAACACTCTAATTCCGTCGGCTGGCTACGGCCCAGCTACGTTCACGCGGACGACCACGGCGACATACTTCGACAACGAAGGCATGTTAAAAGAAGTCCGTGCTGGTGCGGCTAGGTTTACAGGGGCAAGGCGAGTTAGTAATTCTTTTTCTTCTTCTGAGAATTTTACTACCTCTGAATTTTCAACATTGCGTTGCTCTGTCGCTATAGATAGCACGGTAGAAGGACCGTTGCCAACTATTAACAAGATAGTTGAAGATAACACAACTAATTCACACTTGATTATCTCTTCTGGTAAATGGTTAGTTAATAGAGCGATGACAGCGTCTTGCTATGTAAAGAAAGGGACAGCTCTCAAAGTATATATTGGAAGCACAACATCAGCGATAGGATGTTTCTTTAACCTTGACACTGGTTCTGTCGAGGGGACGATTGGATCTGCGTCCTGTTCAATATTATCTATAGGAGATGGATGGTATAGAATATATGTAACGATTACACCCCCAGTAACAGGAACTTTTGCTTTTGGCATATACAAGACATTTAACGCAGTATGGAATACTGCCACCAATTACACGGGAAGTAGTGAATTCGTTTATGCTACTGGGCTTCAAATTGAAGACGTTACCGGACAAGCAGACCAGAGCGCCAGCGAGTATGTTCATTCGGGCAGGGATAATACTAATTACTTAACTTATACTGATGACTTTGCCTCAAGCGCATGGATTAATACAAACATAACAATTACAAAAAATGCGATTGCAAACCCGATAGACGGACGAGTAAATGCAACTAAGGTTGAGGCTTCCGCCACTGCTTCCGGTACAGCATGCCGAGCAACTACAGCAGGGATAGCAGTATCTACGGGTATGACAGCGTGTATTTATGCGAAAAAAGGATCTGGTGCAAATCACGCTAACATATTTAACCTATACAACCTAACATCTGGTAGCACAATTATTTATGCCTCATTAAATTACGACACAGGGTTCGTGACAGGAGTAGGTGCAACAGCAACCGACTTAGGTAACGGATGGTGGTTTGTTGTTCTCAGCTCTGCGACAGGTTTTTCTACTGGGGACGTGGTTCGTCTTTTTGTCGGGTATCCATCAATATCTGCTAATGCTGGGGAACATGCCTATTTCTATGGTCCTACTATTATGCGTGGTGTAGTAGCTACCCCATCATACACGCCAGTCGGTGCGGCCTATGATCCACATGGTTCAGGGGTTGATGGCGTGAAATACTTCAACACCAACAAAGACGGAACGCCTATCGCCTCTGGATATCTAAAAGGATATCTAAACGAGGGTGCTAGAACGAATAATCTATTGTGGTGTCGTGACCTGACAAATGCGGCGTGGGTTAAGACTACCATGACAACCGCTCTTACTTCTACAGGGATTGATGGTCAAGCGAGTGCGTCAACACTGTTAACGGCGACTGCTGGAAATGCAACATGTTTACAAACATTCACGATGGCATCGGCGGCGAGGACATTTTCGGCGTACGTTAAGCGGATTACAGGAACGGGAACGGTTAATATTACGCGAGATAACGGAACAAGTTGGACGGATATTACAGCTTTGTTATCAACGTCGGCTTATACACGTGTGAATATTCTTGGAACGTCTGTTACAAATCCTACGTGTGGGTTTCGGATAGTTACTAATGGCGACGCTATCGACGTTGATTATTGTCAGGATGAATCAGATTCTTTTGCAACTAATCCTATCTCAACCACTACCGTAGCGGTTACAAGAAATTCTGATTTGCTTTATTATTATTCTGCAAACAATATATCATTCACTGCAGGGTCTGCTTTATGTAACTTTTCCACAGAGGATGCCGGATCATTAACTAGTAGACAGATGACTACTCTTGCTACTGAAACTAACGGCAAGATAATTTACAGTAATCCGGGAGATTCTCATGGACTGATCCGTACATATGATGGTACTAATGTTTTGAGTAGTTTAGGTACATTTCGGAACGATAGAATACTTAAAAAAGCCACAGTCAGTTGGAGTGGAACAACATTAACAAATATTAGCGAAGGATCTCTGTCAGTTTCTTCTGGTGCTTTTAATGGAACTATGGGGAGTGGATCATATTTATATATTGGAACGTTTTCAACTGCAACCGGTTCTGTCCTTTTTGGAAATATAAAAGATGTTTATATTTGGTCGAATGCTTTAACTAATAATCAAATGCGTCAAATAGTAGCGTAAGGGGGAACAATGAGAAACTACATAGCAACACTTAATAACATGGTGTTTGTCCCTCCTGGGAGCATTTACAGGGGGAGCAAGAAATTTGACTTCATTGTGGACGATGACAAGTTGCCGGAAGTCTGCAAAGAAAAGCTGTTAGAGGTTGACGAAACTGCGGCGGTAAAGTTTAAAAAAGGTGGGGAGAGTACAAAGACAAGAACCGAATTAAAGAAAGCCGGACAGCCAGAAGGTAAGGGCAAACCGCCAAAGGTGAGATAATGAAAAGAATAATTTATGAGCCAGGCGTTGATGAGTATATCCCCGAAGGTGGTGTTTATTACAATCTTCCTGTTATGAACAAAGACGTGATAGACATTATTGTTGAAGATGACTTTGAGACGACGGGAACGGTTTACTACGATAGCGTGTTACAGCCAACATTGACGGAGCCGTTCAAACATCATTTCGCGGGGTGGGAACCCGTTGTAGTCGTCTAATAGTCTAAATGGCGAACCAGGACACCGGGGAACCGGACGATGAACAGTGGCCGTCTAAGCTATGGAAGGCCATTAATATAAACATGAACAAAAACGAATTGATTGAAGCACGTATGAACACGGTGGAGAACGCCATGGAGGATACCGGGCGGCGGAACGCGGATATCCACCGGAAACTGGAAACGATCACAGACAAACTAGAGCTTGTTTTGATAAACCAAGAAAAGGCATCTATAAGGATAGAGAATAACAAGCGCGAGATTGAGAGATTGTGGGCATTCCCGTTGAAAATAACGGCTGTGATTGTTGCGGTCGGCGGGGCGTCGGCGGTGGTGTTTCAATTCGTTACTTGGCTTATGTCAAATTCCAGCGTAGGTAAAATGCCTAACCATTAATATGAAAAAGTTCATCCTTAAATCTATTCATGTGATTTTGGCTCTACTCGGATTTGTTATCTGGGGAGTGGCAAACGCATTTTATTCAGTATGTATAGGATTGTCATTGATTGCGGACCGTGTAATTCCAGGAGCGAGCAAGGGGAATTGTTGGTCATATACGTTTGCGCGATGGTGGAAATATGGGGGATATCTTGCAATCCGGAAGGCGGACGGTAATGGATTTATGAAATTCCTCCCTCTCCCCCATGTCCTATGGCTGAAACGGATTGATTGGAAATTCGCAGATGTCGAACAGCTTATTCCTAAAGTCAGGAAACATTCAAAATGGTTCCCGTGGTATTCGATCTATTTTGACGGGAAAGTAATAAATAAAGAGTTCAGGCACGACGCGACAATACCACAATGATAGAGGGGTCTCCCATTCAAATTTGTGGGCAATGTGGTAGCCCTGAATTTTCGATGATAACTAAGACTTGCCCTCAGTGCGAACGTGACGCATGGGCCATTTATTCGACGATCCGGAGGCCGACAGATGGAACCCTTAAAGAGCCGATCCAACCAGAAGAAATATATAATCCTCCATCACAGTGTTAGCGCGGACCACCCAACACTTTCTAACGTCGGGGCCATTCGGAACTACCACGTAAACGTTAATGGGTGGGTGGACGTCGGATACCATTTCCTTTTGGACCGAATCAACGGGCACCTCGAAATCGTTTGTGGCCGGATGCTGGACGAGCGCGGGGCGCACTGTAAAGAGCTTGACTTTAACGCATCAGGGATTGGGATATGCGTAATTGGGAACTTCGACCAAGAGCCGCCACCGCTGGACACACTTGCCACATTAAGACACCTTTGCAGATCACTTATGAACCAGAACATCATCACGGCAGACAGGGTCCTTGGGCACCGGGAAGCGCAGGCCATGGGTGGCGTCCCCGTTGAGCAAAGGAAATCGTGCCCTGGCAAGGCGTGGGACATGGGCGCATTCCGAGATTCGCTATGAGTAAACTTGGTGAGATCATCCTCTTTGAAGAATCTCGAAAGGTAGGATTCGGATTTCACATTTACGTCGTTTCTACCGCCCTTTTAATCGCAAAGCTAATATCTCCAAACGAATGGCTAACATGCATTTTCCTCGCGTCTACATTGATCGGCGGGGGGACGGTTATCGACACCTATCTCAAGGGGAAAAATGGTTCTACTCCTCCTGAAAAGCATTAACAAGATAGGATGGAAGCGCGTTGGGGCCATAGGGGCCGCCGGGGCTTTCGTCCTTCTCCTGATTTACTGCTACCTCCAACACATCGCCCTTAAACAAAACCAGCTAATTTACCAGAATCCAGCGGTGGTTGAGAAGGTGAAGACCGTTCGAGTTGAGGGACCAGTTCGCATCGTTACCCGTACCATCGAAACCCCTGGGAGGGTTGAGAGGGTGGTGACGGAGGAGCGGGGACCTGTTTCAGTTATTAAGGAATCCTTAAGAGATGAGACCCCGGTATTTCCGCCAGTCCCGCGCTCTGATAGGTGGATTGCCGGGATTGCGGGGAACCCGTTTAGCTACCGGGATTCCAGGTATTGGGCGGGGTATGCGGGGTATTCGTTTCGGAATAGGTTTGACCTTATGGGCGGGGTGAATTCAGGGCGTCCTTCGGTTCTTTTTACCATTAGATTTTAGTGGGGAGAATGGTGGGGACTTTGTGGGAAAGGTGGTGGCTGGTGGTGGTGTATGTTGGAAATTTGGGAATTGCGGATTTTGGGTTTTAGCGAAGAATCCCGGCCCGTCTTCCGTCGAAGATCGGGCCTGCCGTCGATCTCATGTCCAGCGTGCGCGGGGGGGGACTTGAACCCCCACGCCTCTCGGCTTACGCACCTCAAGCGTACGCGTCTGCCAATTTCGCCACCCGCGCACGCTGGACACGAAAAATCAGGATGTCATTTTTTCGTTGGGGGTTCCGCCGTTTTGGGTGCGGTTGGGAGTGTTGTCTTCTCCGCGGGCACGGCCGTTCCTTTAGGTGTCGTCTCCGCTTCCGTCACATTTTCCTGAGACGTCGGAATGGCAAACTCCCGTGTCACTGTTCGAACGCCTCTCCGTGACCCCAAATAAGTTAAAAAGAGGGACGAAATGAAAAAAGCCACGGCAAACCCCGTTGTGACCTTTCGAATAAATTGAGACCCGGAGGGGGCCGAAAAAACAGCGTCGCTTCCCCCTCCCCCGAAAATACCGGAAAATCCTGCTCCTTTCCCTGACTGCAAGAGAACCACCAAAATGACCAAAACGCACGCCACCACATGGATTGAAAGAATAACACTAAAGAGCATGGGAAGTCCCCTAGTTGAGGGCGGACACGCCCGGGAGTTCCTTTCCTTCCAGGAACTCCAACGAGGCGCCGCCACCCGTCGATATGTGTGAAATCTTTTCCGCCAGACCCGTGGATTGAACCGCCGCGACACTGTCCCCTCCGCCCACGACAACGGTGGTCCCTTTGGAGGCGGCGTCGGCAGCCAGTTTGGCGACTTCCCGTGTGCCACGCGCGTAACGGTCCACTTCGAAAATTCCCATGGGGCCGTTCCAGAAAATGGTTTTGGCTGAGGCAATCGAAGCGGTAAGGTTTTGGATTGATTTGGTCGCGATATCCACCCCGATGAGATCATTAGGGATATTGGCGTCATCGGTTTCAATGGCGGAATCTGGGGCGTCAATGGAAGAAACGACCAAATGGTCTTTCGGCAGAAGGACCTTAACCCCTTTGGTTTCCGCGGAGAGGAGGAGCTTCTTTGCGGTTTCCGCTTTTTCGGCTTCCACGAGGGATTTCCCAATTTTTATCCCTTGGGATTTAAGGAAGGTGTAGGCCATGGCGCCGCCGATGACCAGGGTGTCCACCTTATCAAGGAGTTTTTCCAATACTTCGATTTTGTCCGAGACTTTTGCCCCGCCCACGATCGCCAGAAAGGGTTTCGCGGGGTTGTTTTTAATGCGGCCAAGAAATTCCAATTCTTTGAGGAGTAAGAAACCCGCCGCGCTGGGAAGAAGTTTTGGGATCCCCGCGGTGCTGGCGTGGGCCCGGTGGACCGCACCAAAGGCGTCTTGAACAAAGAGGTCCGCAAGGCCGGAAAGGGCTTTGGCAAAAGCGGGGTCGTTTTTCTCTTCTTCTCCGTGAAAACGCAGGTTTTCCAGGAGTAGGACATCACCGTCTTGAAGATTTTTCGAAGCCGATTCCGCGGCGGGCCCCACGCAATCGGCAGCAAACGCCACGGGTTTCTTAAGGATTTGAGAAAGGTGTTGTGCCACAGGAGCAAGGGTGTATTTGGGGTTGGCTGTGCCCTTGGGGCGCCCTAAATGGGAAACGAGGATAACCCGAGCACCGTTTTGTATCAAGTGGGTAATGGTCGGGAGCGCACCGCGGACCCGGGTGTCGTCTTTCACGACCCCTTTTTCCATAGGGACGTTGAAATCCACGCGAACCATGACGCGCTTGCCCTTCACATCCAAATCTTTCACTGATTTGAGCTGTCCCATATTAAAACCTCCCCAGGATCGTTCAAGAAGTGGCTATGCTACAATTCTCGATGGAAAATGTAAAGGCCACTAATCTTGACGAATTAGTCATATATCATGTAATATACCTCTGTAAGAGTAAGATTTCGATTTTTGAGGAGCCGGATTTATGCGCGTCACCGCCATGCAGGAATATGGCCTTCGTTGTATGTTGCAGATTGCGGCGCACAAGTTACCCTCGCCTCTCCCTGTGCGCGAGATCGCTCGACGCGAGCATTTAACCCCTGTTTACGTTGAGAAAATATTGGTCAATTTGCGACGGGCCGGGCTGGTGAAGAGTTTGCGGGGAGTGAACGGGGGGTACATTATGGCTGGGAAGCCTGCGGATATTTCGGTTGGGGCTGTCCTTTCGGCTTTGGGGCAAGTGGATTTGGGAAAAGATCTTTGCCGTCGTTTTACAGGAAACACATCAACCTGTGTTCACACGGGGGGGTGCAGTATTCGCCCTATTTGGGGACTTTTAACCCGTTATATTTACGGTTTTCTGGAGAAGATCAACCTTGAGCAATTGCTCAAAGAGGAGGCCCGTGTGGTGGAAGATATCAATGAAATCGGAACCCAGGCAACTCATTCAATGGGTGAGAAGGTCGTTTCATGAACACGCCCTTCTTTGAAATTAAAGATTTACATGTTTCGGTGGAGGGTAAGAAAATTCTTCACGGGCTCAATTTACGGGTGGGTGCGGGGGAAATTCACGCCATGATGGGACCGAACGGTTCGGGAAAAAGCACCCTTTCCTATGCGGTCTTGGGGCACCCGCGGTATAAGATCGAGTCCGGGGATATTCTTCTTAACGGTGAAAGCCTGTTGGCACTTAAAACGAATGAGCGGGCCATCAAAGGACTTTTCCTCGGGTTCCAGTATCCTGTCTCGGTTCCGGGCGTGAGCGTGGTCAACTTCCTTCGAACGGCCATGAAGAATCGCCGGGGACAAGACATTGCGCTTAAGGATTTTCGAAAAGAACTGAAAGAAAACATGAAAATTCTTAAAATGGACACGGCTTTTGCCAACCGCTATCTCAATGAGGGCTTTTCCGGAGGGGAGAAAAAGCGCTTGGAAATCCTCCAGATGGCGCTCCTGCAACCGGTGATGGCCATTCTGGATGAGACCGATTCGGGGTTAGATATCGATGCCTTGAA
This window contains:
- a CDS encoding N-acetylmuramoyl-L-alanine amidase; protein product: MEPLKSRSNQKKYIILHHSVSADHPTLSNVGAIRNYHVNVNGWVDVGYHFLLDRINGHLEIVCGRMLDERGAHCKELDFNASGIGICVIGNFDQEPPPLDTLATLRHLCRSLMNQNIITADRVLGHREAQAMGGVPVEQRKSCPGKAWDMGAFRDSL
- the secG gene encoding preprotein translocase subunit SecG codes for the protein MLFSVILSIHVVACVLVILVVLLQSGKGAGFSGIFGGGGSDAVFSAPSGSQFIRKVTTGFAVAFFISSLFLTYLGSRRGVRTVTREFAIPTSQENVTEAETTPKGTAVPAEKTTLPTAPKTAEPPTKK
- a CDS encoding phosphoglycerate kinase is translated as MGQLKSVKDLDVKGKRVMVRVDFNVPMEKGVVKDDTRVRGALPTITHLIQNGARVILVSHLGRPKGTANPKYTLAPVAQHLSQILKKPVAFAADCVGPAAESASKNLQDGDVLLLENLRFHGEEEKNDPAFAKALSGLADLFVQDAFGAVHRAHASTAGIPKLLPSAAGFLLLKELEFLGRIKNNPAKPFLAIVGGAKVSDKIEVLEKLLDKVDTLVIGGAMAYTFLKSQGIKIGKSLVEAEKAETAKKLLLSAETKGVKVLLPKDHLVVSSIDAPDSAIETDDANIPNDLIGVDIATKSIQNLTASIASAKTIFWNGPMGIFEVDRYARGTREVAKLAADAASKGTTVVVGGGDSVAAVQSTGLAEKISHISTGGGASLEFLEGKELPGVSALN
- a CDS encoding Rrf2 family transcriptional regulator, with amino-acid sequence MRVTAMQEYGLRCMLQIAAHKLPSPLPVREIARREHLTPVYVEKILVNLRRAGLVKSLRGVNGGYIMAGKPADISVGAVLSALGQVDLGKDLCRRFTGNTSTCVHTGGCSIRPIWGLLTRYIYGFLEKINLEQLLKEEARVVEDINEIGTQATHSMGEKVVS
- the sufC gene encoding Fe-S cluster assembly ATPase SufC, which encodes MNTPFFEIKDLHVSVEGKKILHGLNLRVGAGEIHAMMGPNGSGKSTLSYAVLGHPRYKIESGDILLNGESLLALKTNERAIKGLFLGFQYPVSVPGVSVVNFLRTAMKNRRGQDIALKDFRKELKENMKILKMDTAFANRYLNEGFSGGEKKRLEILQMALLQPVMAILDETDSGLDIDALKIVAEGINRLANPSRGILLITHYQRLLGYVKPQFVHVLSAGTIVRSGGADLALELESKGYEWITGAVPVAGGSLVAS